Proteins encoded in a region of the Homo sapiens chromosome 20, GRCh38.p14 Primary Assembly genome:
- the DYNLRB1 gene encoding dynein light chain roadblock-type 1 isoform f (isoform f is encoded by transcript variant 10): protein MAEVEETLKRLQSQKGVQGIIVVNTEGIPIKSTMDNPTTTQYASLMHSFILKARSTVRDIDPQNDLTFLRIRSKKNEIMVAPAFGDAER from the exons ATG GCAGAGGTGGAGGAGACACTGAAGCGACTGCAGAGCCAGAAGGGAGTGCAGGGAATCATCGTCGTGAACACAGAAG GCATTCCCATCAAGAGCACCATGGACAACCCCACCACCACCCAGTATGCCAGCCTCATGCACAGCTTCATCCTGAAGGCACGGAGCACCGTGCGTGACATCGACCCCCAGAACGATCTCACCTTCCTTCGAATTCgctccaagaaaaatgaaattatggtTGCACCAG CATTTGGAGATGCTGAACGTTGA
- the DYNLRB1 gene encoding dynein light chain roadblock-type 1 isoform a (isoform a is encoded by transcript variant 8) — translation MAEVEETLKRLQSQKGVQGIIVVNTEGIPIKSTMDNPTTTQYASLMHSFILKARSTVRDIDPQNDLTFLRIRSKKNEIMVAPDKDYFLIVIQNPTE, via the exons ATG GCAGAGGTGGAGGAGACACTGAAGCGACTGCAGAGCCAGAAGGGAGTGCAGGGAATCATCGTCGTGAACACAGAAG GCATTCCCATCAAGAGCACCATGGACAACCCCACCACCACCCAGTATGCCAGCCTCATGCACAGCTTCATCCTGAAGGCACGGAGCACCGTGCGTGACATCGACCCCCAGAACGATCTCACCTTCCTTCGAATTCgctccaagaaaaatgaaattatggtTGCACCAG aTAAAGACTATTTCCTGATTGTGATTCAGAATCCAACCGAATAA
- the DYNLRB1 gene encoding dynein light chain roadblock-type 1 isoform e (isoform e is encoded by transcript variant 9), with protein sequence MAEVEETLKRLQSQKGVQGIIVVNTEGIPIKSTMDNPTTTQYASLMHSFILKARSTVRDIDPQNDLTFLRIRSKKNEIMVAPDYFLIVIQNPTE encoded by the exons ATG GCAGAGGTGGAGGAGACACTGAAGCGACTGCAGAGCCAGAAGGGAGTGCAGGGAATCATCGTCGTGAACACAGAAG GCATTCCCATCAAGAGCACCATGGACAACCCCACCACCACCCAGTATGCCAGCCTCATGCACAGCTTCATCCTGAAGGCACGGAGCACCGTGCGTGACATCGACCCCCAGAACGATCTCACCTTCCTTCGAATTCgctccaagaaaaatgaaattatggtTGCACCAG ACTATTTCCTGATTGTGATTCAGAATCCAACCGAATAA
- the DYNLRB1 gene encoding dynein light chain roadblock-type 1 isoform d (isoform d is encoded by transcript variant 7), producing the protein MAEVEETLKRLQSQKGVQGIIVVNTEGIPIKSTMDNPTTTQYASLMHSFILKARSTVRDIDPQNDLTFLRIRSKKNEIMVAPGKGSSTSPCRNRPHGTFSVAHQESWHSGVSRGSKQGPRS; encoded by the exons ATG GCAGAGGTGGAGGAGACACTGAAGCGACTGCAGAGCCAGAAGGGAGTGCAGGGAATCATCGTCGTGAACACAGAAG GCATTCCCATCAAGAGCACCATGGACAACCCCACCACCACCCAGTATGCCAGCCTCATGCACAGCTTCATCCTGAAGGCACGGAGCACCGTGCGTGACATCGACCCCCAGAACGATCTCACCTTCCTTCGAATTCgctccaagaaaaatgaaattatggtTGCACCAGGTAAGGGGTCTTCTACCTCCCCATGTAGGAACAGACCTCATGGCACATTCTCTGTGGCTCATCAGGAGTCCTGGCACAGTGGTGTCTCCAGAGGATCCAAGCAGGGCCCGAGGAGTTGA